The following proteins are encoded in a genomic region of Gadus macrocephalus chromosome 19, ASM3116895v1:
- the sbno1 gene encoding protein strawberry notch homolog 1 isoform X1 — protein sequence MGDTACSVLNGLLKMDPGQDLLLAALSESGICPNDLFDVDPQDVSHSSSAHQSISISALDDGFGVAGTEASAPHTTLMIRQKPQPSTTTFVLNQLNQLPSLGAVTTKQSTNPIKHTITVTKVVHVASTLRGSSSPSSPSVSTAVPLNRDQIQLKDLLRTGGLKKTTTLKGNSLMELMKLKPPSDIAQPVATATAAGHLELNNGIKKEFSIKDATRFWVNDDVKVQQFSHPLKSPSIKEEEEPEEEEEEELGHAETYAEYMPMKLRIGLRHPDPVVETSSLSSVNPPDVWYRMSIPEEIIDRGWLSALQLEAITYAAQQHETFLPNGDRAAYLIGDGAGVGKGRTIAGCIYENYLLGRKRSLWFSVSNDLKYDAERDLRDIGAKNIQVHSLNKFKYGKISSKHNGSVKKGVIFATYSSLIGESQSGGKYKTRFQQLLHWCGEDFDGVIVYDECHKAKNVCPVGSSKPTKTGLAVQELQNKLPKARVVYASATGASEPRNMAYMNRLGIWGEGTPFREFSNFIQAVERRGVGAMEIVAMDMKLRGMYIARQLSFTGVTFKIEEVPLTPQYIKMYNKSVRLWVSAREKFQAAANLMEAEQRMKKSMWGQFWSAHQRFFKYLCIASKVGRVVQLAREEVHNGKCVVIGLQSTGEARTLEALEEGGGELNDFVSTAKGVLQSLVEKHFPAPDRQKLFSLLGIDLSAKKTPSPAEKVVEQKGKKRKGPELKKQVKKKSRIHGGLSGSSSDDSQSEDSDKDGESDDSFKSVSSADDDDFNPFRDESDEDEEDDPWLIRKEPKKGKKDKNKKKKKCIDPDSIQSALLASGLGSNRPKFTAPPANPTIKHAVVKTESQDGFQTSQDAVEDAQKMKKDLLDNLEKLAESLPPNTLDELIDELGGPENVAEMTGRKGRVVSNDDGSISYESRSELDVPVEILNLTEKQRFMDGEKNIAIISEAASSGISLQADRRVKNQRRRVHMTLELPWSADRAIQQFGRTHRSNQVTAPEYVFLISELAGEQRFASIVAKRLESLGALTHGDRRATETRDLSRYNFDNKYGRNALEIVMKSIVKLDSPLVSPPSDFDGDFFKEIQCGLIGVGLITLEERSGVMTLDKDYNNIGKFLNRILGMEVQQQNSLFQYFADTLAAVIQEAKRNGRFDMGILDLGSGDEKVQKVECKKFLTPGYTTSGHVELYTVSVERGMSWEEATHAWADQSGADDGFYVQVRNNRKTAILVKELNPKKRLFLVYRPNTGKQLKLETYVDIKKRFKKVLSEDAKQHWIDQFKSSAKICSHAYWRGNCKKASVGLQCEIGLRCRTYFVLCGSVLSVWTKVENVLSSVSGTNVKMQIVRLRTEDGQRIVGLIIPPNCVNPLLNILSTSDQCQQLAVQEQQKWQQLHPQSLSQAPNT from the exons ATGGGGGACACAGCGTGTTCTGTCTTGAATGGTCTATTGAAG ATGGATCCTGGACAAGACTTGCTTCTGGCAGCGCTAAGCGAGAGCGGCATTTGCCCAAACGACCTTTTCGATGTTGACCCTCAAGATGTTTCACATTCTTCTTCAGCCCACCAG TCCATCTCTATCAGTGCCCTCGACGATGGCTTCGGGGTTGCTGGGACAGAGGCTTCAGCTCCACATACCACACTTATGATCAGG CAAAAacctcagccctccaccaccacctttgTCTTAAATCAACTGAATCAGTTGCCGTCGCTTGGGGCCGTCACCACCAAGCAGTCCACCAACCCCATCAAACACACCATCACGGTCACCAAGGTGGTGCACGTGGCCTCCACACTGCGGGGGTCCTCCAGTCCCTCGTCCCCTTCGGTGTCCACAGCCGTGCCTTTGAACCGGGATCAG ATTCAGTTGAAGGATCTCCTTAGGACGGGGGGTCTGAAGAAGACCACTACGTTAAAGGGCAACAGCTTGATGGAACTCATGAAGTTGAAGCCACCGTCAGACATCGCACAACCAGTTGCCACCGCAACCGCTGCAGGACACT TGGAGCTGAACAACGGCATCAAGAAGGAATTCTCCATTAAAGACGCTACCCGCTTTTGGGTAAACGATGATGTTAAAGTACAACAATTTTCACATCCTCTT aAATCCCCAAGCataaaggaggaagaggagcctgaggaagaggaggaagaggaattgGGCCACGCAGAGACGTATGCAGAGTACATGCCCATGAAAT TAAGGATAGGCCTGCGACACCCTGACCCAGTTGTGGAGACGAGCTCCCTATCAAGCGTCAACCCTCCTGACGTCTGGTACAGGATGTCCATCCCAGAGGAAATCATTGACCGCGGCTGGCTGTCTGCACTGCAGCTAGAGGCCATTACATATGCAGCGCAG CAACACGAGACGTTCCTCCCTAACGGAGACAGAGCAGCCTATCTGATAGGCGATGGTGCGGGTGTTGGAAAGGGCAGAACCATTGCGGGCTGCATCTATGAGAACTACCTGCTAGGCAGGAAGAGATCCCTCTG GTTCAGTGTTTCAAACGATTTGAAGTACGATGCCGAGAGAGATCTCCGTGATATAGGTGCGAAGAACATTCAGGTCCATTCTCTAAATAAG TTCAAATATGGCAAGATCTCCTCGAAACACAACGGTAGCGTGAAGAAGGGCGTGATTTTCGCAACATACTCTTCTCTGATCGGAGAGAGCCAGTCGGGAGGGAAGTACAAAACCCGgttccagcagctcctccactgGTGTGGGGAGGACTTCGATGGCGTT ATTGTCTATGACGAGTGTCACAAAGCCAAAAATGTTTGTCCGGTTGGCTCGTCCAAACCGACGAAGACCGGCCTGGCCGTTCAGGAGCTGCAGAACAAACTCCCCAAAGCCCGGGTCGTGTACGCCAGTGCCACAG GCGCCTCTGAACCAAGAAACATGGCGTACATGAACCGCCTGGGCATCTGGGGCGAGGGCACCCCCTTCAGGGAGTTCAGCAACTTCATCCAAGCTGTGGAGCGCAG agGTGTCGGCGCTATGGAAATCGTTGCCATGGATATGAAACTGAGGGGGATGTACATTGCCAGGCAACTGAGCTTTACGGGTGTGACTTTCAAAATCGAGGAGGTTCCGCTGACGCCGCAGTACATCAAGATGTACAACAAGTCTGTGCGCCTG TGGGTGAGCGCACGCGAGAAGTTCCAGGCGGCCGCCAACCTCATGGAAGCCGAGCAGCGCATGAAGAAGTCCATGTGGGGCCAGTTCTGGTCGGCCCACCAGCGCTTCTTCAAGTACCTCTGTATCGCCTCCAAGGTCGGCAGAGTTGTCCAGCTGGCCAGGGAAGAGGTCCACAACGGAAAG tGCGTTGTGATTGGTCTACAATCCACTGGAGAAGCGCGGACACTTGAGGCcttggaggaaggaggaggagaactcaATGACTTTGTTTCCACCGCAAA agGTGTGTTGCAGTCCCTGGTGGAGAAACACTTCCCAGCCCCTGATCGACAGAAGCTATTCAGTCTATTGGGTATCGATCTCTCGGCAAAGAAGACTCCCTCGCCCGCTGAGAAAGTGGTTGAACAGAAGGGCAAGAAGAGGAAAG GTCCAGAATTAAAAAAGCAGGTCAAGAAGAAGTCCCGTATACACGGAGGACTTTCAGGAAGCAGCTCGGACGACAGTCAATCAGAAGACTCGGATAAAGACGGCGAGAGCGACGACAGTTTCAAATCAGTCAGTTCGGCCGACGACGATGACTTCAATCCATTCCGAGACGAGTCGGACGAAGATGAGGAGGATG ATCCCTGGCTTATCAGAAAAGAACCAAAGAAGGGGAAGAAGGataagaacaagaagaagaaaaaatgcATCGACCCAGACTCCATTCAAAGTGCCTTGCTAGCGTCTGGGCTCGGGTCGAACCGGCCCAAGTTCACTGCCCCGCCGGCTAACCCTACCATCAAGCACGCCGTCG TCAAAACGGAGAGCCAGGACGGCTTTCAAACGAGCCAAGATGCGGTGGAGGACGCCCAGAAGATGAAGAAGGACCTGCTGGACAACCTGGAGAAACTAGCGGAGAGCCTGCCCCCCAACACTCTGGACGAGCTCATCGACGAGCTGGGAGGACCGGAGAACGTGGCCGAG ATGACTGGCCGGAAAGGTCGCGTGGTCAGCAACGATGACGGCAGCATCTCGTACGAGTCTCGCTCCGAGCTGGACGTGCCCGTGGAGATCCTGAATCTGACGGAGAAGCAGAGGTTCATGGATGGAGAGAAG AACATCGCCATCATCTCTGAAGCAGCCAGCTCAGGTATCTCCTTGCAGGCGGACCGGCGTGTTAAAAACCAGCGAAGAAGGGTCCACATGACTCTGGAGCTGCCCTGGAGTGCAGACAGAGCTATACAGCAGTTcg ggaggacCCACAGGTCCAACCAGGTCACGGCTCCAGAGTACGTGTTCCTCATATCGGAGTTGGCCGGGGAGCAGCGGTTTGCCTCCATCGTGGCCAAGAGGCTGGAGAGTCTG GGCGCTCTTACCCATGGGGACAGGAGGGCGACTGAAACAAGGGACCTCAGCCGATATAACTTTGACAACAAG TATGGTAGGAATGCTCTGGAGATCGTCATGAAGTCAATTGTGAAACTCGACTCTCCGCTTGTGTCGCCACCTTCCGATTTTGACGGGGATTTCTTCAAAG AAATTCAATGTGGCTTAATAGGAGTGGGTCTTATAACTCTTGAAGAAAGATCTGGTGTGATGACCCTTGACAAAG ACTACAACAATATTGGGAAGTTCCTGAACCGTATTCTGGGCATGGAGGTGCAGCAGCAGAACTCCCTGTTCCAGTACTTTGCAGACACACTGGCGGCCGTCATACAGGAAGCCAAGAGGAACGGCCGATTTGACATGGGCATTCTGG ATCTTGGCTCGGGTGACGAGAAGGTGCAGAAGGTCGAGTGCAAGAAGTTCCTGACGCCGGGCTACACCACGTCGGGCCACGTTGAGCTCTACACC GTGAGTGTGGAGAGGGGAATGTCGTGGGAGGAGGCCACTCATGCCTGGGCAGACCAGAGTGGGGCTGACGACGGCTTCTACGTGCAG GTGCGCAACAACAGGAAGACGGCCATCCTGGTGAAGGAGTTGAACCCCAAGAAGAGGTTGTTCCTGGTGTACCGGCCCAACACCGGCAAGCAGCTCAAACTGGAGACCTACGTTGACATCAAGAAGAGGTTCAAGAAG GTTTTGTCAGAAGATGCGAAACAACACTGGATTGACCAGTTCAAGTCCTCTGCTAAGATCTGCTCTCATGCATATTG
- the sbno1 gene encoding protein strawberry notch homolog 1 isoform X3, translating into MGDTACSVLNGLLKMDPGQDLLLAALSESGICPNDLFDVDPQDVSHSSSAHQSISISALDDGFGVAGTEASAPHTTLMIRQKPQPSTTTFVLNQLNQLPSLGAVTTKQSTNPIKHTITVTKVVHVASTLRGSSSPSSPSVSTAVPLNRDQIQLKDLLRTGGLKKTTTLKGNSLMELMKLKPPSDIAQPVATATAAGHLELNNGIKKEFSIKDATRFWKSPSIKEEEEPEEEEEEELGHAETYAEYMPMKLRIGLRHPDPVVETSSLSSVNPPDVWYRMSIPEEIIDRGWLSALQLEAITYAAQQHETFLPNGDRAAYLIGDGAGVGKGRTIAGCIYENYLLGRKRSLWFSVSNDLKYDAERDLRDIGAKNIQVHSLNKFKYGKISSKHNGSVKKGVIFATYSSLIGESQSGGKYKTRFQQLLHWCGEDFDGVIVYDECHKAKNVCPVGSSKPTKTGLAVQELQNKLPKARVVYASATGASEPRNMAYMNRLGIWGEGTPFREFSNFIQAVERRGVGAMEIVAMDMKLRGMYIARQLSFTGVTFKIEEVPLTPQYIKMYNKSVRLWVSAREKFQAAANLMEAEQRMKKSMWGQFWSAHQRFFKYLCIASKVGRVVQLAREEVHNGKCVVIGLQSTGEARTLEALEEGGGELNDFVSTAKGVLQSLVEKHFPAPDRQKLFSLLGIDLSAKKTPSPAEKVVEQKGKKRKGPELKKQVKKKSRIHGGLSGSSSDDSQSEDSDKDGESDDSFKSVSSADDDDFNPFRDESDEDEEDDPWLIRKEPKKGKKDKNKKKKKCIDPDSIQSALLASGLGSNRPKFTAPPANPTIKHAVVKTESQDGFQTSQDAVEDAQKMKKDLLDNLEKLAESLPPNTLDELIDELGGPENVAEMTGRKGRVVSNDDGSISYESRSELDVPVEILNLTEKQRFMDGEKNIAIISEAASSGISLQADRRVKNQRRRVHMTLELPWSADRAIQQFGRTHRSNQVTAPEYVFLISELAGEQRFASIVAKRLESLGALTHGDRRATETRDLSRYNFDNKYGRNALEIVMKSIVKLDSPLVSPPSDFDGDFFKEIQCGLIGVGLITLEERSGVMTLDKDYNNIGKFLNRILGMEVQQQNSLFQYFADTLAAVIQEAKRNGRFDMGILDLGSGDEKVQKVECKKFLTPGYTTSGHVELYTVSVERGMSWEEATHAWADQSGADDGFYVQVRNNRKTAILVKELNPKKRLFLVYRPNTGKQLKLETYVDIKKRFKKVLSEDAKQHWIDQFKSSAKICSHAYWRGNCKKASVGLQCEIGLRCRTYFVLCGSVLSVWTKVENVLSSVSGTNVKMQIVRLRTEDGQRIVGLIIPPNCVNPLLNILSTSDQCQQLAVQEQQKWQQLHPQSLSQAPNT; encoded by the exons ATGGGGGACACAGCGTGTTCTGTCTTGAATGGTCTATTGAAG ATGGATCCTGGACAAGACTTGCTTCTGGCAGCGCTAAGCGAGAGCGGCATTTGCCCAAACGACCTTTTCGATGTTGACCCTCAAGATGTTTCACATTCTTCTTCAGCCCACCAG TCCATCTCTATCAGTGCCCTCGACGATGGCTTCGGGGTTGCTGGGACAGAGGCTTCAGCTCCACATACCACACTTATGATCAGG CAAAAacctcagccctccaccaccacctttgTCTTAAATCAACTGAATCAGTTGCCGTCGCTTGGGGCCGTCACCACCAAGCAGTCCACCAACCCCATCAAACACACCATCACGGTCACCAAGGTGGTGCACGTGGCCTCCACACTGCGGGGGTCCTCCAGTCCCTCGTCCCCTTCGGTGTCCACAGCCGTGCCTTTGAACCGGGATCAG ATTCAGTTGAAGGATCTCCTTAGGACGGGGGGTCTGAAGAAGACCACTACGTTAAAGGGCAACAGCTTGATGGAACTCATGAAGTTGAAGCCACCGTCAGACATCGCACAACCAGTTGCCACCGCAACCGCTGCAGGACACT TGGAGCTGAACAACGGCATCAAGAAGGAATTCTCCATTAAAGACGCTACCCGCTTTTGG aAATCCCCAAGCataaaggaggaagaggagcctgaggaagaggaggaagaggaattgGGCCACGCAGAGACGTATGCAGAGTACATGCCCATGAAAT TAAGGATAGGCCTGCGACACCCTGACCCAGTTGTGGAGACGAGCTCCCTATCAAGCGTCAACCCTCCTGACGTCTGGTACAGGATGTCCATCCCAGAGGAAATCATTGACCGCGGCTGGCTGTCTGCACTGCAGCTAGAGGCCATTACATATGCAGCGCAG CAACACGAGACGTTCCTCCCTAACGGAGACAGAGCAGCCTATCTGATAGGCGATGGTGCGGGTGTTGGAAAGGGCAGAACCATTGCGGGCTGCATCTATGAGAACTACCTGCTAGGCAGGAAGAGATCCCTCTG GTTCAGTGTTTCAAACGATTTGAAGTACGATGCCGAGAGAGATCTCCGTGATATAGGTGCGAAGAACATTCAGGTCCATTCTCTAAATAAG TTCAAATATGGCAAGATCTCCTCGAAACACAACGGTAGCGTGAAGAAGGGCGTGATTTTCGCAACATACTCTTCTCTGATCGGAGAGAGCCAGTCGGGAGGGAAGTACAAAACCCGgttccagcagctcctccactgGTGTGGGGAGGACTTCGATGGCGTT ATTGTCTATGACGAGTGTCACAAAGCCAAAAATGTTTGTCCGGTTGGCTCGTCCAAACCGACGAAGACCGGCCTGGCCGTTCAGGAGCTGCAGAACAAACTCCCCAAAGCCCGGGTCGTGTACGCCAGTGCCACAG GCGCCTCTGAACCAAGAAACATGGCGTACATGAACCGCCTGGGCATCTGGGGCGAGGGCACCCCCTTCAGGGAGTTCAGCAACTTCATCCAAGCTGTGGAGCGCAG agGTGTCGGCGCTATGGAAATCGTTGCCATGGATATGAAACTGAGGGGGATGTACATTGCCAGGCAACTGAGCTTTACGGGTGTGACTTTCAAAATCGAGGAGGTTCCGCTGACGCCGCAGTACATCAAGATGTACAACAAGTCTGTGCGCCTG TGGGTGAGCGCACGCGAGAAGTTCCAGGCGGCCGCCAACCTCATGGAAGCCGAGCAGCGCATGAAGAAGTCCATGTGGGGCCAGTTCTGGTCGGCCCACCAGCGCTTCTTCAAGTACCTCTGTATCGCCTCCAAGGTCGGCAGAGTTGTCCAGCTGGCCAGGGAAGAGGTCCACAACGGAAAG tGCGTTGTGATTGGTCTACAATCCACTGGAGAAGCGCGGACACTTGAGGCcttggaggaaggaggaggagaactcaATGACTTTGTTTCCACCGCAAA agGTGTGTTGCAGTCCCTGGTGGAGAAACACTTCCCAGCCCCTGATCGACAGAAGCTATTCAGTCTATTGGGTATCGATCTCTCGGCAAAGAAGACTCCCTCGCCCGCTGAGAAAGTGGTTGAACAGAAGGGCAAGAAGAGGAAAG GTCCAGAATTAAAAAAGCAGGTCAAGAAGAAGTCCCGTATACACGGAGGACTTTCAGGAAGCAGCTCGGACGACAGTCAATCAGAAGACTCGGATAAAGACGGCGAGAGCGACGACAGTTTCAAATCAGTCAGTTCGGCCGACGACGATGACTTCAATCCATTCCGAGACGAGTCGGACGAAGATGAGGAGGATG ATCCCTGGCTTATCAGAAAAGAACCAAAGAAGGGGAAGAAGGataagaacaagaagaagaaaaaatgcATCGACCCAGACTCCATTCAAAGTGCCTTGCTAGCGTCTGGGCTCGGGTCGAACCGGCCCAAGTTCACTGCCCCGCCGGCTAACCCTACCATCAAGCACGCCGTCG TCAAAACGGAGAGCCAGGACGGCTTTCAAACGAGCCAAGATGCGGTGGAGGACGCCCAGAAGATGAAGAAGGACCTGCTGGACAACCTGGAGAAACTAGCGGAGAGCCTGCCCCCCAACACTCTGGACGAGCTCATCGACGAGCTGGGAGGACCGGAGAACGTGGCCGAG ATGACTGGCCGGAAAGGTCGCGTGGTCAGCAACGATGACGGCAGCATCTCGTACGAGTCTCGCTCCGAGCTGGACGTGCCCGTGGAGATCCTGAATCTGACGGAGAAGCAGAGGTTCATGGATGGAGAGAAG AACATCGCCATCATCTCTGAAGCAGCCAGCTCAGGTATCTCCTTGCAGGCGGACCGGCGTGTTAAAAACCAGCGAAGAAGGGTCCACATGACTCTGGAGCTGCCCTGGAGTGCAGACAGAGCTATACAGCAGTTcg ggaggacCCACAGGTCCAACCAGGTCACGGCTCCAGAGTACGTGTTCCTCATATCGGAGTTGGCCGGGGAGCAGCGGTTTGCCTCCATCGTGGCCAAGAGGCTGGAGAGTCTG GGCGCTCTTACCCATGGGGACAGGAGGGCGACTGAAACAAGGGACCTCAGCCGATATAACTTTGACAACAAG TATGGTAGGAATGCTCTGGAGATCGTCATGAAGTCAATTGTGAAACTCGACTCTCCGCTTGTGTCGCCACCTTCCGATTTTGACGGGGATTTCTTCAAAG AAATTCAATGTGGCTTAATAGGAGTGGGTCTTATAACTCTTGAAGAAAGATCTGGTGTGATGACCCTTGACAAAG ACTACAACAATATTGGGAAGTTCCTGAACCGTATTCTGGGCATGGAGGTGCAGCAGCAGAACTCCCTGTTCCAGTACTTTGCAGACACACTGGCGGCCGTCATACAGGAAGCCAAGAGGAACGGCCGATTTGACATGGGCATTCTGG ATCTTGGCTCGGGTGACGAGAAGGTGCAGAAGGTCGAGTGCAAGAAGTTCCTGACGCCGGGCTACACCACGTCGGGCCACGTTGAGCTCTACACC GTGAGTGTGGAGAGGGGAATGTCGTGGGAGGAGGCCACTCATGCCTGGGCAGACCAGAGTGGGGCTGACGACGGCTTCTACGTGCAG GTGCGCAACAACAGGAAGACGGCCATCCTGGTGAAGGAGTTGAACCCCAAGAAGAGGTTGTTCCTGGTGTACCGGCCCAACACCGGCAAGCAGCTCAAACTGGAGACCTACGTTGACATCAAGAAGAGGTTCAAGAAG GTTTTGTCAGAAGATGCGAAACAACACTGGATTGACCAGTTCAAGTCCTCTGCTAAGATCTGCTCTCATGCATATTG